The genomic stretch ACTCATGATTTATCAGTAGCTAAGTTTTTGTGCGATCGAATTGCTGTTATGAATGGGGGTAAAATAGTAGAATTGGAGGAGACTGAAAGTATCTTTAAAAATCCTCAACATCCTTATACTAAAACCCTTTTAGCTTCTGCTTTTACTTTAAAAATGCGATCGTAACTCCAGCACCCCCATCATTTTGCTTCGCCAATTCAAAATTACTAACTTGAGGATGATTTTTCAAAAATTCGTGAACTCCAGTCCGTAAACTTCCTGTACCTTTACCATGTATAATCCATAACGATCCCATATCAGTGGCATTGGCGATCGCCTTTTCTAAGAGAGGCTCTGCTAAATGAACTCGTTTTCCTCGAATATCGAGGGTATTTTGAGAAGTTCGCACATTAATAGGCTTAGATTCAGTTTTTGGCAAATTAGCTTGTTTAGATTGCTGTTTATTAACTGTTGCTTTAGTTTTCTCAGGAATAGGGTTAATCTTCTCAAAGCGTTTGCCGTCTAAAGATTCAATATCAGTGAAAGGAATTACCATCTTCATGATACCGAAACGAGCGCTTAACTGTTCAGTGTCTTCATCCACTGTTAAAACTTCCGCCGTTTGCCCAATACTTAAAATTCTCACTCTTTCACCTACTTTCGGCTTATAGCTCGATTTTACTTTCAGTGGGGTCAAAAATCGATCGCCAATTTTATTTAATACATCCGTTGCCTGATGTGCGTCTTGAGCGGTGGGTTCACCTTTTTTCTGTAATCCCTTGATAACTTGAGCAATTTGGCTCTTAGCATCAAATAATAGTTTTTGTACCTCTTGTTCTTGTTGTAGCTTTAAATCTCTCTCTCTAGCTTGTAAAGATGAGGCTTTCTCTTCTACCTGTTGATAAAATAGCTCCGTTTTTGAGAGTAAATCTTGTGCCTGTTTATGCTTATTTTCTTGCTCTCGTCTTTGATTTTCTAGTGCCGAAATTAACTCATTCACGTCATGGGAAAAACCTCCTACTAATTCTTGTGCTTCCGCCACAATATTTAACGGTAAGCCCAGTCTTTGGGCAATGGTAATAGCATTCGATCGACCCGGAATACCCCATAATAAACGATAGGTAGGTTGTAAACTCACGTCATCAAATTCTACAGAAGCATTTTCAAAACGAGAGTCATCATATTTCAAGCTCTTTAATTCTCCGTAGTGAGTTGTGGCAATAGTCAATAAACTATGTTCTGCTAAGTATTTTAATATAGCTATGGCGATCGCTGTTCCCTCATTAGGATCTGTACCTGCCCCTACTTCATCTAACAACACCAAAGACTCCCCTGTTATTAAGGAAAGGTGGGGGGGGTTAAATCCACCATGTAAAGCCTCAATAATGCGAATAATACGGCGAATATGCCCCGAAAAAGTAGATAAACTTTGTTCTAAGGATTGTTCATCACCAATATCTGCTAAAACGCTACGAAACCAAGGAATTTGAGCCGGATATTTAGCAGGAATAAATAAGCCTACTTTTGCCATTAACGCCACAATACCGATAGTTTTCAGGGTAACAGTTTTACCGCCAGTATTTGGCCCTGTAATGGCTACAACTCTTGTTTCTGGGTTAATTAAGACATCAATAGGTACAACTGAATTGCCTTGCTCATGTTTTTCCTGCCATACTAATAAAGGATGTCTAACCTGTCTTAAACTGATGCTTTCTCCGTCTTGAAAATCTACAAATTCGGGAGGATGTCCATTTAACCAAATACTATAACGAGCTTTGGCGGTGGCTAAATCTAAAGCAGTGGCAATGGCAAGTAATTTTTCTAAATCTTCCCAAACTTCGGCAACTTTCTGTGTTAACTGCCCTAAAATTCTTTCTTCTTCTCTTTTCTCCTGATTACGGGTAGTTTGTAGCTTATTCCCTAAATCAATAATAACTCTTGGTTCTAAATATAAGGTTGAGCCACTGGTTGAGGTATCATGAACAATACCTTGAATTTGTCCGCTATGACTAGCTTTTACTGGTAAGACAAACCGATCGCCTCTTTGAGTAACGACAGGCTCTTGTAATGCGTTATTATTTCTCTGAATAATAGCTTGTAAAGTTTGCTGAATTTTGTTGCGTAAAGCCTTAATTTTTTGACGAATTTCACCTAATTGGGGACTCGCTCTTTCTGTGATCTCGGCTCGATCGTCTATACAATAGTGAATTTCTTGCTCTAATTCAGGAAAAGTTCTTAAATCATTAACTAATTCTTGAAGAGTAGGACTATTTTCTTGATCTTCAATTACTCGTCTTAATTTGCGTACTCCCGCCAAAGTTGTTGCTAAATTTAACAATTCCTCTCCGCTTAAAATACCACCGATTTTTGCTCTTTCAACAGAATTTCCGATGTCATGAATACCATTAAATGACCAATTGGCGTTAATATCTGTTTCTAGTTGACAAACTTCCTTAGTTTGCTCTAATAAATACTCGGTTTCTAATACATTATCAGGGATGGCTAAATTACTAGATGCGATCGCACCTAATTTAGTGGCGGCAAAAGTGGAGAGATGTTGACATAACCTCTGCCATTCTAATAAACGGAAAGTTTCTTGTTCAATCAAGGCTATTACAATTAACAATTAATAATTAACGATCGAAAATTAGTTCACAATGACGAATAAAGATTATCACTAATTTTAAGATTAGAAAAAAGTCTTAAAAGTGTTGTTAATTATCAATGATAGCTCAAATTTAGTGAACTAATAAACTATGATCATAACTAGGAGCTTTGCTGTCAACAGATTTGATTTGATATTTAACTAAATTAGCTAATTCTTCTAATTGACTGATAGCTTCAGCACCTTCTAACTTCATCAATTCTCTGTCGTCTTGCATCTCAGTCCAAGTAATACCGTAATCAGAGACAAGGAAACGAATTAAATGATTATCCCCTAAGCTAACCATAAAAGAAGCACTCGTTAACTCCGTGCCACAAGTATAGCAAGAAGCGATATAACCTCTTTTTTCTAAAACAATTGCTAAGGCTTGAAGATTCATTACTAAATCCTTAACAAATTCACGATACTGATGTGCTAATCGAATAAACATTGATTCCTCCTAATGACACCATTTAATCTCTAAGAATCTTAATATTTTTTTAAGATTTCCTCTTTAGATTATATGATATATTCTCCAAAAAGTGCAAAACAGGGTTTATAACCCTTATCACCAGCATATCCTAATTATGAAAATAGTGATTAACTAATTAAAGTTAAATGGTGAATTTAGTTTTTCATGAAGAATTTTAAATAGATAAAGTTCCCCTTCAGTCAGTTTTTCAAGGGAAAATTAAATGTTTATTAATGTTATTCCATTGTAAGGAGAGAAAAGTTTATCCGTTTTACAAAATCCTCACTTTTCAACTTAACCTGAGTTCGATGCAAAAATTCTCGATTTAGGTAGCTATTATCTAATACCTTGTTCTTAATAACTTGCATCCAACTAACGCAACTCAGATGAGTCTTAGCTTATTTATTTAAAACAGATAATAAAGCATTACCCATAGCTTTACAACCAACACTTATACATCCTTCTGACATAATATCTCCAGTACGATAACCTAAATCTAAAACTTTTAACACCGCTTTTTCTATTTTATCGGCTAAGAGAGGCTCGTTTAATCCATAACGTAACATCATGGCGGCACTCAAAACTTGGGCTAAGGGATTTGCTTTGTCTTTTCCTGCAATATCAGGTGCTGAACCGTGTACAGGCTCAAATAACCCCGGGCGATCGCTTCCTAAACTTGCTGATGGTAACATTCCTATACTACCAGTTAACATAGCGGCGGCATCAGAGAGAATATCACCAAATAAGTTACCCGTAACGATCGTATCAAATTGTTTGGGATTACGAACTAATTGCATAGCGGCATTATCAACGTACATATGAGTTAATTCCACATCGGGATATTCTTCTGACATTTTGATAAGGCGATCGCGCCATAATTGAGATACGTCTAACACATTGGCTTTATCAACTGAACATAATTTCTTTTGACGTTTTTGGGCGGTTTCAAAGGCAACTTTGGCAATGCGATCGATTTCTGACTCAGTGTAAGCCATAGTATTTACTCCTCGTTTTTCGCCAGTTTCTGTGGTAAAAATGCCTTTAGGTTGTCCGAAGTAGATACCCCCGGTTAACTCCCTGACTACCATAATATCGACACCTTCCACTACTTCTCGTTTTAAACTGGAAGCATCTATTAATTGAGGTAAAATAGTCGCCGGGCGTAAATTGGCAAATAACCCTAAAGCGGCACGAATACCTAACAGTCCCGTTTCTGGACGTTGCTCTCTAGGCAAATTATCCCATTTATAACCACCGATCGCCGCTAGTAATACAGAATCACTTTTTTTGCACATTTCTACGGTTTCTGGGGGGAGTGGATTACCTGTTGCATCGATCGCACTTCCTCCAATTAAAGCCTCTTGAAATTGAAACTCAATATCAAACTGTTTAGCGACTGTTTCTAACACCTTTACAGTAACAGCCATAATTTCAGGGCCGATACCATCTCCCGGTAATAAAGTTATAGAATATTTTTTAGTCATTATGTATAGTCAATGGGTAAAAATAAATAGTTGTTAATTGTTCTTTAATAATATGTGGTGAGGGGTTTCTCCCTTTTTGTTTACTGTTAATTGTCCATTGTTCATTGTTAATTGTCAATAGTGCGACAAGCAACACACTGAGTTAATCTTTTTTTAAGAGACTCATAGGGTATTTTTTCAATAATTTCTCCGGCAAAGGCATCGATTAATAAATGTTTAGCATCATACTCATTTAACCCACGACTACGAAGATAAAAAATTTCATCGGTTTCCAATTGGCTAACGGTTGCACCATGCGCACATTTCACATTATCAGCAGTGATTTGTAACTCAGGTTTTGTGTTAATTCTAGCCTTGTTAGATAGCAAGAGATTGCGGTTAAGTTGCGTGGCGTTGGTTAATTGAGCTAATTTTGGTACATGAATTTTACCATTAAAAACACCTCGACCTGAATCATCAATGATATATTTATGAAGTTGATTAACTGTACCATGAGGTTTTGTTAAATTAACTTGACTGTGAGTATCTCCCATTTGTTTGCCCTGCAACATCGTTAAGGCGTTGAGATAGGTTTCAGTTTCTTCTCCCTCTTGATTAATCTGAAGGTTATGACGGTATAATTTTGCACCTAAACTAATTTCGTTAATGGTATAACGACTATTTTTGCTTTGGGAAACAAAAGTGTTGCCAATGTGAAAACCGTCTCCTGATTCCCGTTGAATGCGACTATGGTTGATCTGAGCGTTATCTTCTAAAGTTATTTCCGTAACAACGTTAGTAAAATAATATTTTTGTTTTGCTGAATCTGAACATCCAGAAGCTACAGCTCCGTAATATTCGATAAAATTAATATTAGAATTAGCTTGTGCAACAACTAAAATACGAGGTTGAGTAAAAATAGAAAAATTATCTCTAGCAGTTAGATGTAAAAGATGAATAGGAATTTCTACATTAGCGTTAGCTTTTACCCATATCACAAAAGCATCTGTTAACCCTGATGTATTTAAAGCAGTAAAAACTTCTGTTGCTGTCTCATTTTTATTAAAATACTGACTAATTTTGTTAATTTTATCCTCATCTAAATCCATCAAATTCCCTACATATACGGTATCAGGTAAAGCGGAAATATCGGACAAATTAGGGGCATAACAACCATTAACGAATACTAAACGAGAATTAGAGACTTCTCTTAAAATAAATCCATTTAATACATCTATACTTAATTGTGTGGGAATTGGTAAATGCCAATCTTCTGTTTGTAAATCAGAGATGTCCGTAAAACGCCAGTCTTCATCTTTTTCTGTGGGAAGGTGGGATTGTACGACTTGATTCGCACCTTTTTGGCGTATTCCTTGAATTAACGTTTCTAATTTTCCACTAACGTTAAGGGGTTGATTTTCACTGAGTTGTAATAATCCCCCTAAATAAGCATCTTTTGTTACCTTAAAGGTATCTGGTTTTAACATTGCGATCGAATTTGGCGAATTTGGCATAAATGATAAGTTATAAGTTATAAATAATAGGTTTTAGGTAATAAAGATTTATTAATTTTCTCAATTCCCTATACTCCTTCTCCTACAAAGTTGCCAATTTTTCTTCTTCCAAAAAGTCGTAACCTTTGGCTTCTAATTCCAAAGCTAAATTTTTATCTCCACTCATGACAATTTTTCCTTCATACATCACATGGACAAAATCAGGAGTAATGTAGTCGAGAAGACGTTGATAATGGGTAATTAATAAAAAGGCGTTATCAGATTTTCTTAACTGGTTAACTCCTTCAGCAACAATACGCAAAGCGTCAATATCTAATCCTGAGTCTATCTCATCTAATATGCCTAAAGTTGGCTCTAATAATGCCATTTGCAAAATTTCGTTACGTTTTTTTTCTCCCCCTGAAAAGCCTTCATTTAAACTTCTAGCTAAGAAAGCAGAGTTCATTTTTACTATATCTAATTTTTGTTCAACTAAATCTTCAAAGTCAAAAGCATCTAATTCTTCTAATCCTAGATGTTTGCAACGGGCGTTATAGGCTACTCTTAAAAAATCAAGGTTACTAACTCCGGGAATTTCTAAGGGGTATTGAAAAGCGAGGAAAATACCTTCCAATGCTCTTTCTTCAGGCTCTTTTTCTAGTAAATTTTCCCCTTTATAGATTATCTCTCCTCCTGTGACTTCGTATTCAGGATGTCCTGTTAATACTTTAGAAAAAGTGCTTTTTCCTGAGCCATTACGCCCCATAATTGCGTGTACTTCTCCTTGATTAATTTCGAGGTTGACTCCTTTTAAAATGGTTATGCCATCGACACTGGCGGTTAGGTTACGAACTGATAATATAGGTTGATTCATCTGAGTTATTTTATCGAGTTTTATCTGTTTGCTCGATCGATTTACTTTAGTATTTATTTTCTGTCAATCTATTTTAGGGTACTTTAGCAACAATTTTGTTGTTTAACTAAAAATTACTTAGGGTTTGTTGAAAAAGACAAGGTATTAGGTATTAAGTAAAGAATTGATACAAAACTATTAATAATGGACTGGCGACTCGATCTCAGGTGAACTAACTATAATACTAATTATTTAACGACACCCACAAGAGGTGAACTAGCTGAAGCATATTCTTTGACAGGAATACGTCCTGCCTGATAACCCAATCTTCCTGCAACGGTAGCTAATCCCATTGCCCTCGCCATTTGTACTGGGTTTTGGGCTAATGCGATCGCACTATTGATTAATAAAGCATCTGCCCCTAATTCCATACCCAATGCGGCTTCGCTGGGTGTCCCAATTCCCGCATCGATAACTACTGGTATTTTTGCTTGTTCGATGATAATTTTAATATTGGCTAAATTCTGAATCCCTTGCCCTGAGCCAATGGGAGAACCGAGAGGCATGACCGTAGCACACCCAACTTCTTCTAGTCTTTTACAAAGAAGAGGATCTGCATTAACATAAGGTAATACTGCAAAACCTTCTTTGACTAATTGTTCCGCCGCTTGTAGTGTGCCGATCGGATCTGGTAATAAATACTTAGAGTCGGGAATAACCTCTAACTTAATAAAATTATTATCTTCCTGTCCCAGTAATTTCGCCATTTCTCTACCTAAACGAGCAACTCTTACCGCTTCCTCTGCATTGGTACAACCAGCAGTATTAGGTAACATCCATATTTTACCCCAATCGAGGGCTTCTGCTAACCCTTCATGGCCAGGAGCGTTAGTTTGTACTCTACGCACTGCAACAGTGACGATTTCACAACCACTAGCGATAACGCTTTTTTGCATAGACTCCATATTAGGATATTTTCCCGTACCTGTCATTAAACGGGAATTAAATTTACGGCCGGCAATGATTAAATTATCATCATCTTGAGGATTATTACTGAAAAATTCTGAAGCGTTAGAAGGGGTTAAATACCGTGAATCTTGAGTTTTAGTCGAAAAATCACCTAAATTACTATTTATCGAGCTTAAATTGCTTCCATTAGGGTTTATATTGTTATTTTGACTAGGAGTAGGATATGTCATAATTTGCAGTGTAGATTTGTTGAACCGTTGATAGCTGAAGTATTGTAAAAGAGGATCAGCTTGATGATCTATTATTAGATTACTTATTAATTTAGCGGTAATGGGTGCTAATAGGATACCATTGCGATAATGTCCCGTCGCAAAAATGAGGTTATCAACGTCACCATAACCTAAAATGGGCATTTCATCTGCAGTTGCGGGGCGAAAACCATACCAAATTTCATCTAATTGCCAAGTACCAAGGGGAGGATATAAACGAATAGCACGATTTAGCAGAGTATTAATACCTTCTGCTGTGTTGCCTTCTTTCCAACCAATATCTTCAGAAGTGGCACCAATGATTAAACGCCCGTCTTTTTTCGGCACTAAGTAAGTATTTTCTCCAAAAATCACTCTTTCTAAGGGATTATCTAAGGGTATCTTTAAACTTAGCATTTCTCCTTTTACTGGACGCACGGGGAGAGGAAATAGTTTACTTGACCATGCACCACTAGCTAAAATGTAAGTATCGGCGGAAAATATGCCGGATTTGGTGAGGATATTATTTATCCTACCTTGATGACGAGTAAAAGCGATCGCTTCTATACCTTCTTTGACATCAACACCTAATAATTTAGCCACTGTTAATAATACTTTACCTAGCTTACGGGGATCGACTTGCCCTTCTTCGGGATACCAGTAACCTCCCATTACTTCATCTCCGAGGTGAGGTTGATATAGTTGAATGGTGTCTCTGTCTAACCAATTATTATTCGTTTGTGAGGGTTGTTGATAAATGGGAGCGATGATACCACAAGGATTATAGTCTATATCTTCATTGCTCAATTGTTCTAGTTTTCTGGCCCATTCCGGATATAAAGCAAGGGATTCTAGGGCTAAATCTAACATAGCGCCTTCGGGTAACTGTTCTGCTCTTGGTGCTAACATTCCTGCGGCGGCTTTGGTGGCGGCTTGAGTAAAGTTTCTACTTAAGACTGTAACTCCTAATCCTTTTAATTTTAATTCAACGGCGATCGAGAGTCCAATAATTCCACCGCCAATAATAATAATTTCGTTACTGGTTTTCATTAAAAATAAATATTTATAAATTAGTTTTAATTTTAATTCCTTTTAACAAAACTTTGATAGAATACCTTGCTATATTCAAGAATAGATAACTGATTCCATCGCAAAATATTGCTATTTTTTTCTTGTCGCTCCTTATCTTCCTTTTGTAAATATTTGATCAGATCAATGGTATTTTCTGTGTTTCCAGTTTCATATTCTTTCATAATGAATTCTTTTGTTTGATAACAATACTGATGATGGTTAATCAGCCAATAGAATTACTACAAAAAATATAGCAATGGTGGCTTGAAAGATAGCTACTTTTTTGGGTGTGTTTCTTCTTCTTCAGTTTTTTCGTCTTCACATTACTTTATGTATATTTGTTACTTTGAGAGCAAAAATTATAGAATTTTCTATAGACATTTATCAATCTTATTGTCGACTATGATAAATTTT from Geminocystis sp. NIES-3709 encodes the following:
- a CDS encoding endonuclease MutS2, whose amino-acid sequence is MIEQETFRLLEWQRLCQHLSTFAATKLGAIASSNLAIPDNVLETEYLLEQTKEVCQLETDINANWSFNGIHDIGNSVERAKIGGILSGEELLNLATTLAGVRKLRRVIEDQENSPTLQELVNDLRTFPELEQEIHYCIDDRAEITERASPQLGEIRQKIKALRNKIQQTLQAIIQRNNNALQEPVVTQRGDRFVLPVKASHSGQIQGIVHDTSTSGSTLYLEPRVIIDLGNKLQTTRNQEKREEERILGQLTQKVAEVWEDLEKLLAIATALDLATAKARYSIWLNGHPPEFVDFQDGESISLRQVRHPLLVWQEKHEQGNSVVPIDVLINPETRVVAITGPNTGGKTVTLKTIGIVALMAKVGLFIPAKYPAQIPWFRSVLADIGDEQSLEQSLSTFSGHIRRIIRIIEALHGGFNPPHLSLITGESLVLLDEVGAGTDPNEGTAIAIAILKYLAEHSLLTIATTHYGELKSLKYDDSRFENASVEFDDVSLQPTYRLLWGIPGRSNAITIAQRLGLPLNIVAEAQELVGGFSHDVNELISALENQRREQENKHKQAQDLLSKTELFYQQVEEKASSLQARERDLKLQQEQEVQKLLFDAKSQIAQVIKGLQKKGEPTAQDAHQATDVLNKIGDRFLTPLKVKSSYKPKVGERVRILSIGQTAEVLTVDEDTEQLSARFGIMKMVIPFTDIESLDGKRFEKINPIPEKTKATVNKQQSKQANLPKTESKPINVRTSQNTLDIRGKRVHLAEPLLEKAIANATDMGSLWIIHGKGTGSLRTGVHEFLKNHPQVSNFELAKQNDGGAGVTIAFLK
- a CDS encoding DUF1815 family protein, with the translated sequence MFIRLAHQYREFVKDLVMNLQALAIVLEKRGYIASCYTCGTELTSASFMVSLGDNHLIRFLVSDYGITWTEMQDDRELMKLEGAEAISQLEELANLVKYQIKSVDSKAPSYDHSLLVH
- the leuB gene encoding 3-isopropylmalate dehydrogenase; this encodes MTKKYSITLLPGDGIGPEIMAVTVKVLETVAKQFDIEFQFQEALIGGSAIDATGNPLPPETVEMCKKSDSVLLAAIGGYKWDNLPREQRPETGLLGIRAALGLFANLRPATILPQLIDASSLKREVVEGVDIMVVRELTGGIYFGQPKGIFTTETGEKRGVNTMAYTESEIDRIAKVAFETAQKRQKKLCSVDKANVLDVSQLWRDRLIKMSEEYPDVELTHMYVDNAAMQLVRNPKQFDTIVTGNLFGDILSDAAAMLTGSIGMLPSASLGSDRPGLFEPVHGSAPDIAGKDKANPLAQVLSAAMMLRYGLNEPLLADKIEKAVLKVLDLGYRTGDIMSEGCISVGCKAMGNALLSVLNK
- the sufD gene encoding Fe-S cluster assembly protein SufD, encoding MLKPDTFKVTKDAYLGGLLQLSENQPLNVSGKLETLIQGIRQKGANQVVQSHLPTEKDEDWRFTDISDLQTEDWHLPIPTQLSIDVLNGFILREVSNSRLVFVNGCYAPNLSDISALPDTVYVGNLMDLDEDKINKISQYFNKNETATEVFTALNTSGLTDAFVIWVKANANVEIPIHLLHLTARDNFSIFTQPRILVVAQANSNINFIEYYGAVASGCSDSAKQKYYFTNVVTEITLEDNAQINHSRIQRESGDGFHIGNTFVSQSKNSRYTINEISLGAKLYRHNLQINQEGEETETYLNALTMLQGKQMGDTHSQVNLTKPHGTVNQLHKYIIDDSGRGVFNGKIHVPKLAQLTNATQLNRNLLLSNKARINTKPELQITADNVKCAHGATVSQLETDEIFYLRSRGLNEYDAKHLLIDAFAGEIIEKIPYESLKKRLTQCVACRTIDN
- the sufC gene encoding Fe-S cluster assembly ATPase SufC; protein product: MNQPILSVRNLTASVDGITILKGVNLEINQGEVHAIMGRNGSGKSTFSKVLTGHPEYEVTGGEIIYKGENLLEKEPEERALEGIFLAFQYPLEIPGVSNLDFLRVAYNARCKHLGLEELDAFDFEDLVEQKLDIVKMNSAFLARSLNEGFSGGEKKRNEILQMALLEPTLGILDEIDSGLDIDALRIVAEGVNQLRKSDNAFLLITHYQRLLDYITPDFVHVMYEGKIVMSGDKNLALELEAKGYDFLEEEKLATL
- the thiO gene encoding glycine oxidase ThiO translates to MKTSNEIIIIGGGIIGLSIAVELKLKGLGVTVLSRNFTQAATKAAAGMLAPRAEQLPEGAMLDLALESLALYPEWARKLEQLSNEDIDYNPCGIIAPIYQQPSQTNNNWLDRDTIQLYQPHLGDEVMGGYWYPEEGQVDPRKLGKVLLTVAKLLGVDVKEGIEAIAFTRHQGRINNILTKSGIFSADTYILASGAWSSKLFPLPVRPVKGEMLSLKIPLDNPLERVIFGENTYLVPKKDGRLIIGATSEDIGWKEGNTAEGINTLLNRAIRLYPPLGTWQLDEIWYGFRPATADEMPILGYGDVDNLIFATGHYRNGILLAPITAKLISNLIIDHQADPLLQYFSYQRFNKSTLQIMTYPTPSQNNNINPNGSNLSSINSNLGDFSTKTQDSRYLTPSNASEFFSNNPQDDDNLIIAGRKFNSRLMTGTGKYPNMESMQKSVIASGCEIVTVAVRRVQTNAPGHEGLAEALDWGKIWMLPNTAGCTNAEEAVRVARLGREMAKLLGQEDNNFIKLEVIPDSKYLLPDPIGTLQAAEQLVKEGFAVLPYVNADPLLCKRLEEVGCATVMPLGSPIGSGQGIQNLANIKIIIEQAKIPVVIDAGIGTPSEAALGMELGADALLINSAIALAQNPVQMARAMGLATVAGRLGYQAGRIPVKEYASASSPLVGVVK